In Mixophyes fleayi isolate aMixFle1 chromosome 4, aMixFle1.hap1, whole genome shotgun sequence, the following proteins share a genomic window:
- the PRR36 gene encoding proline-rich protein 36 isoform X2 codes for MDSSTSGQTKGGTPKKPLTSRSSVSRSTKPGSPSPSPKVATNTSRPATSRSAEPPSRPAAGKATSGGKEATMAKTSTVRTVTASPNKSRPVQHRDPASPIKPPSNQTSRHQNGDKGPQQTASPLITKTEAGKKRVEGAQMSKPKTTQAGEISTPTKRNGAAKKEVGKLPEHAVVPKDKSPSIRPERNVSVPFKPVASVSNSTKSLKTPSMSNKPTDIVPDKSVSPASLPAKGAKSLSTSPRPTTTSSIATKPVRTLSPLVKTSRSTPISTQSNTTKTSTSSVKPMNILSASPKPGKTSPVKPVNTTLTSNPSKQGKQASATTKQPSVPVKPATSKLVKSSPVIGKSVNEKCAAPEVVMNVEPSISSGESLQAINTKNPSNAENENLVKAANPVKQQINTSFDKVNLPEELVDTLAVLVNKATEHALVDYVETAGERLEESKVPLETINPPVATDQLLAEPYPEDPQVQLSKSLELVVKSPIKQVTPTDEENKFETVCSSNEDVKTPLEQVIVPTEEVKTSMKQEQLRSNLEIEKLSVDPMKPSEEGVNTTVEHIQEQPRSPLDLAKASAETDRPLIEVVETPVESLQEEKSLVPANCSAETDKSLVELVESPVEPLQEEISPLGRAKCSAETSKPLEEEVKTLVEPIEKGVISQVEFVSDLNEEPQILKKQLDKGVTLSMELMKPLEVVQTSSDESPIYLKEEFETQVELVKPSDQTVDLLKTEWEHLKEEANPHVDSCSPLREGKITPVKPFYEGVKSPMECIKPLQEVLTSSLEQITPLEEEVEGEVVSEVQPGTLLKEGVRNPLRHFREPVTSPGELCEALTSSMEEETTSEEEMELLKKEDETIKKRILSPENTNMEEVTCPIGFVDTTKQVLVSSVESVKTLTEEIKTPVDPIEETTTSPKESVKPLEEELSSSGEKLQTSFEPFKPLKERILSPLDLVENTMQHNEEVSFTVANVKCLEGSHSLVKLVEPFKYLEGAEGSTVEAQRLEKEDTTSETAQMISVSSDLEKQAIPDKTSQEEVEITKSPVKTNCPPDQFNSTVEPVKYDAENPCDSMVESIKHLELGNNEARNMDEEQIQEQSPVETVGPAAEQEHLSDGSELFGNPILKINEPVKGPSGRVTVEKQLHSAQAGIDVVSSPIKPGHSDLDSVLFPEEPLTSEMVLLETANYPEEELKSSLEVLEQVKCPNYGEEVTILSKWELMGSPENLVPSTENSVTTICEAGDIAISPLVQPSENMEIYAKESIKNSAIPDTLPTQKQNDLLESESLTTVDTAPVEISAEPQEEEAFIDRLVAVHYDIVKPTEEPVKYEILMELEKPVNTINIPVMPTVENHSFNYPLKYVEESATPTAESVRKPNCTAEVESVTVTSESERSPLKSSMVPEITMIVDSAEQVYNLSANIDIDVEQSLKENNSKTTEELHASREPVPLTAEESLKPLQKPTDLVEETMTISVEATNPFIEATEDSVENTTFSEESVVPQSELTHTLSLIKNTVQTLSTEQSCEANNASDVLLYHTMTVGPSAIPQESEKESWVLVQRDELADFKENAEERPLRPATLGQEGDMQEEQNKTEEEVVERASVCSTLSDPQLAGQSSSETSTPEELKTYEDTSSGVESHSDEVATSPQTTLTPDPDLGIHMGQEEGADTPAGTPASKSKGVPHPLQNAGIEGQSQDTSPSAISDSENDQIVRKREVTAVNCPLTSTVLGEQRYEEGAEERGAQRGNDD; via the exons ATGGACTCCTCCACCAGCGGTCAAACAAAGGGGGGGACCCCAAAGAAACCTCTAACTTCTAGATCCTCTGTATCTAGAAGCACAAAACCGGGAAGCCCTTCTCCATCTCCCAAAGTAGCCACAAATACCTCCCGACCAGCAACCTCCAGGAGTGCAG AGCCACCATCTAGGCCTGCAGCTGGTAAAGCAACCTCTGGAGGAAAGGAAGCAACTATGGCAAAGACCAGCACAGTCAG GACAGTGACTGCTTCCCCCAACAAATCCAGACCAGTGCAACACAGAG ATCCAGCATCTCCAATCAAACCTCCTTCCAACCAAACATCCCGCCACCAGAATGGGGACAAGGGACCTCAGCAGACAGCATCCCCTCTGATCACCAAAACTGAAGCTGGCAAGAAACGCGTGGAGGGAGCCCAGATGAGCAAACCTAAAACTACGCAAGCAGGAGAAATATCTACGCCTACAAAACGGAATGGGGCAGCCAAAAAGGAAGTGGGCAAACTTCCAGAGCATGCGGTAGTGCCAAAAGATAAGTCACCAAGCATCCGACCAGAAAGAAATGTATCCGTGCCATTTAAACCAGTCGCTTCTGTATCAAACTCAACTAAATCTTTGAAGACACCCTCAATGTCTAATAAACCAACAGACATAGTGCCTGATAAGTCTGTTAGCCCTGCGTCATTACCAGCAAAAGGAGCTAAAAGCCTATCTACATCCCCAAGACCAACTACCACATCTTCAATAGCAACCAAACCTGTTAGAACACTCTCTCCATTGGTTAAGACATCAAGATCTACACCAATTTCAACACAATCCAATACAACAAAAACGTCTACTTCATCAGTTAAACCAATGAATATATTATCTGCATCACCTAAGCCAGGCAAAACTTCACCTGTTAAACCAGTGAACACTACATTAACATCTAACCCCAGTAAGCAAGGAAAACAGGCCTCTGCAACAACTAAACAACCATCTGTGCCAGTTAAACCTGCTACATCTAAACTAGTAAAGTCATCTCCTGTGATTGGTAAATCAGTCAATGAAAAATGTGCTGCACCTGAAGTAGTAATGAATGTGGAGCCATCAATCTCTTCAGGTGAATCTCTTCAGGCCATAAATACAAAGAATCCAAGCAATGCTGAAAATGAAAACTTAGTTAAAGCTGCAAATCCTgttaaacaacaaataaatacatcTTTTGATAAGGTCAACTTGCCAGAAGAACTAGTTGATACTTTGGCTGTACTTGTGAACAAGGCCACAGAACATGCTCTAGTGGATTATGTAGAGACTGCTGGAGAACGTTTGGAAGAATCCAAAGTGCCTTTAGAAACAATTAATCCTCCTGTGGCAACTGATCAATTATTAGCTGAACCATATCCGGAGGATCCACAAGTACAACTATCCAAATCTTTGGAGCTCGTTGTAAAATCTCCCATAAAACAAGTCACACCTACAGATGAAGAAAATAAGTTTGAAACAGTATGTTCTTCAAATGAAGATGTAAAAACACCACTGGAACAAGTCATAGTTCCAACAGAAGAAGTGAAAACATCAATGAAACAAGAACAACTGAGGTCTAATTTGGAAATAGAAAAACTTTCAGTGGATCCAATGAAACCTTCAGAAGAAGGGGTAAACACTACAGTTGAACATATACAGGAACAACCAAGGTCTCCTCTGGATCTAGCAAAAGCTTCAGCAGAAACAGACAGACCTTTAATAGAAGTAGTGGAAACTCCAGTGGAATCTTTACAGGAAGAAAAGTCTCTAGTTCCAGCAAACTGTTCAGCGGAGACAGACAAATCTTTAGTAGAGTTAGTTGAATCTCCAGTAGAACCTTTACAGGAAGAAATATCTCCTCTGGGTAGAGCAAAATGTTCAGCAGAGACAAGCAAACCTTTAGAGGAAGAAGTGAAAACTTTAGTAGAACCGATAGAGAAAGGGGTAATATCCCAAGTAGAATTCGTCAGTGATTTAAATGAAGAACCTCAAATTCTAAAAAAACAATTGGATAAAGGAGTCACACTCTCAATGGAACTAATGAAACCTTTAGAAGTAGTACAGACATCTTCAGATGAGTCACCTATATATTTAAAGGAAGAATTTGAAACTCAAGTGGAACTGGTCAAACCCTCagatcaaacagtggatcttttaAAGACAGAATGGGAACATTTAAAAGAAGAAGCAAACCCCCATGTAGATTCTTGCTCCCCTTTAAGAGAAGGAAAGATAACTCCAGTAAAACCTTTTTATGAAGGAGTAAAATCCCCAATGGAGTGTATCAAACCTTTACAAGAAGTACTTACATCTTCTTTGGAGCAGATCACACCTTTAGAGGAAGAAGTGGAGGGTGAAGTAGTATCTGAAGTACAACCAGGAACACTGTTGAAGGAAGGGGTTAGAAATCCACTGAGACATTTCAGGGAACCAGTAACTTCCCCTGGAGAACTTTGCGAAGCACTGACCTCTTCCATGGAGGAGGAAACAACTTCAGAAGAAGAAATGGAACTTTTAAAGAAAGAAGATGAAACTATAAAGAAAAGAATACTATCCCCAGAAAATACAAACATGGAAGAAGTAACATGCCCAATAGGATTTGTCGACACAACAAAACAAGTACTGGTATCTTCAGTGGAATCAGTCAAAACTTTAACAGAAGAAATCAAAACTCCAGTGGATCCTATAGAAGAAACTACAACATCCCCAAAAGAATCAGTCAAACCATTAGAGGAAGAACTATCATCATCAGGGGAAAAATTACAAACTTCATTTGAACCATTCAAGCCTTTAAAGGAAAGAATACTCTCTCCACTGGATCTAGTAGAAAATACAATGCAACATAATGAGGAGGTGAGTTTTACAGTGGCAAATGTGAAATGTTTGGAAGGATCACACTCTCTGGTAAAACTAGTAGAACCATTCAAATACCTAGAAGGGGCTGAGGGCTCTACAGTAGAGGCACAACGACTAGAGAAAGAAGATACAACTTCTGAAACAGCTCAGATGATATCTGTAAGTTCTGACTTGGAAAAACAGGCTATACCAGATAAGACTTCACAAGAGGAAGTAGAGATAACTAAATCACCAGTAAAAACAAACTGTCCACCAGACCAATTTAATTCCACAGTGGAACCTGTAAAATATGATGCAGAAAACCCCTGTGATTCCATGGTGGAATCAATAAAACATTTAGAACTAGGGAACAATGAAGCTAGAAACATGGATGAAGAACAAATTCAAGAACAATCTCCAGTTGAAACAGTCGGACCAGCTGCAGAACAAGAGCATTTATCTGATGGATCAGAGCTCTTTGGAAACCCAATACTCAAAATAAATGAGCCAGTTAAAGGGCCATCAGGACGTGTGACAGTGGAAAAACAATTACACTCAGCACAGGCTGGTATTGATGTTGTGAGTTCTCCAATAAAACCAGGACATTCAGACCTTGACTCTGTATTGTTCCCGGAGGAACCATTAACATCTGAAATGGTTTTATTGGAAACAGCTAACTATCCAGAGGAGGAATTGAAATCTTCATTAGAAGTTTTAGAACAAGTGAAATGTCCAAATTATGGAGAAGAAGTCACAATACTATCTAAATGGGAATTAATGGGCTCTCCTGAGAATCTAGTACCttctacagagaactcagtcacaacAATATGTGAAGCAGGAGACATAGCTATATCTCCACTAGTACAACCTTCAGAGAATATGGAAATATATGCAAAGGAATCTATAAAGAACTCTGCTATACCAGATACTTTACCAACTCAAAAACAAAATGACCTACTGGAATCTGAGTCTTTAACAACAGTGGACACTGCACCAGTGGAAATTTCAGCAGAACCTCAAGAGGAAGAGGCATTCATTGATAGGCTGGTAGCAGTACATTATGACATAGTAAAACCTACAGAAGAACCAGTAAAATATGAAATCTTGATGGAGTTAGAGAAACctgtaaatacaataaatatccCAGTGATGCCAACAGTAGAAAATCATTCATTTAATTATCCCTTAAAGTATGTTGAAGAGTCAGCAACACCAACAGCAGAATCAGTGAGGAAACCAAATTGTACAGCAGAAGTGGAGTCAGTTACAGTGACGTCAGAGTCAGAAAGATCACCACTTAAATCTTCAATGGTTCCAGAGATCACTATGATTGTGGATTCAGCAGAACAAGTATACAACCTGTCCGCAAACATAGACATAGATGTTGAACAatctttaaaggaaaataattctAAAACAACAGAAGAACTACATGCATCAAGAGAACCTGTTCCATTAACAGCTGAAGAATCTCTCAAACCATTACAAAAGCCTACTGACTTGGTAGAGGAAACTATGACAATATCAGTGGAAGCTACAAATCCTTTCATAGAAGCGACAGAAGATTCAGTGGAGAACACAACCTTCTCTGAAGAATCAGTGGTTCCCCAATCAGAGCTGACACACACCTTATCGCTGATCAAAAACACTGTCCAGACTCTGTCAACAGAACAGAGTTGTGAAGCTAATAATGCAAGTGATGTGCTTTTATACCACACAATGACAGTGGGTCCCTCGGCTATCCCACAGGAATCAGAGAAGGAGTCATGGGTGCTGGTTCAGAGGGATGAGTTGGCTGATTTTAAGGAAAATGCAGAAGAGAGACCTCTAAGACCAGCTACCCTAGGTCAAGAGGGGGATATGcaagaggaacaaaataagacAGAGGAAGAAGTGGTAGAAAGAGCTTCAGTTTGTAGCACACTGAGTGATCCCCAACTGGCAGGACAAAGTAGCAGTGAGACAAGTACCCCTGAAGAATTAAAAACTTATGAAGATACTAGTTCTGGAGTAGAATCCCACTCAGATGAGGTTGCCACATCCCCACAAACTACACTTACACCTGATCCAGATTTAGGTATCCATATGGGACAAGAAGAAGGGGCAGACACACCAGCTGGAACACCAGCTTCAAAGAGCAAAGGGGTGCCTCACCCTCTCCAGAATGCAGGCATTGAGGGGCAATCTCAAGATACGTCACCATCTGCTATAAGTGACTCAGAGAATGACCAAATAGTGCGGAAAAGGGAAGTGACTGCTGTTAATTGCCCGCTGACTTCAACTGTTTTAGGAGAACAAAGATACGAGGAAGGAGCTGAGGAAAGAGGCGCCCAAAGAGGTAATGATGACTGA
- the PRR36 gene encoding proline-rich protein 36 isoform X1, which yields MDSSTSGQTKGGTPKKPLTSRSSVSRSTKPGSPSPSPKVATNTSRPATSRSAEPPSRPAAGKATSGGKEATMAKTSTVRTVTASPNKSRPVQHRDPASPIKPPSNQTSRHQNGDKGPQQTASPLITKTEAGKKRVEGAQMSKPKTTQAGEISTPTKRNGAAKKEVGKLPEHAVVPKDKSPSIRPERNVSVPFKPVASVSNSTKSLKTPSMSNKPTDIVPDKSVSPASLPAKGAKSLSTSPRPTTTSSIATKPVRTLSPLVKTSRSTPISTQSNTTKTSTSSVKPMNILSASPKPGKTSPVKPVNTTLTSNPSKQGKQASATTKQPSVPVKPATSKLVKSSPVIGKSVNEKCAAPEVVMNVEPSISSGESLQAINTKNPSNAENENLVKAANPVKQQINTSFDKVNLPEELVDTLAVLVNKATEHALVDYVETAGERLEESKVPLETINPPVATDQLLAEPYPEDPQVQLSKSLELVVKSPIKQVTPTDEENKFETVCSSNEDVKTPLEQVIVPTEEVKTSMKQEQLRSNLEIEKLSVDPMKPSEEGVNTTVEHIQEQPRSPLDLAKASAETDRPLIEVVETPVESLQEEKSLVPANCSAETDKSLVELVESPVEPLQEEISPLGRAKCSAETSKPLEEEVKTLVEPIEKGVISQVEFVSDLNEEPQILKKQLDKGVTLSMELMKPLEVVQTSSDESPIYLKEEFETQVELVKPSDQTVDLLKTEWEHLKEEANPHVDSCSPLREGKITPVKPFYEGVKSPMECIKPLQEVLTSSLEQITPLEEEVEGEVVSEVQPGTLLKEGVRNPLRHFREPVTSPGELCEALTSSMEEETTSEEEMELLKKEDETIKKRILSPENTNMEEVTCPIGFVDTTKQVLVSSVESVKTLTEEIKTPVDPIEETTTSPKESVKPLEEELSSSGEKLQTSFEPFKPLKERILSPLDLVENTMQHNEEVSFTVANVKCLEGSHSLVKLVEPFKYLEGAEGSTVEAQRLEKEDTTSETAQMISVSSDLEKQAIPDKTSQEEVEITKSPVKTNCPPDQFNSTVEPVKYDAENPCDSMVESIKHLELGNNEARNMDEEQIQEQSPVETVGPAAEQEHLSDGSELFGNPILKINEPVKGPSGRVTVEKQLHSAQAGIDVVSSPIKPGHSDLDSVLFPEEPLTSEMVLLETANYPEEELKSSLEVLEQVKCPNYGEEVTILSKWELMGSPENLVPSTENSVTTICEAGDIAISPLVQPSENMEIYAKESIKNSAIPDTLPTQKQNDLLESESLTTVDTAPVEISAEPQEEEAFIDRLVAVHYDIVKPTEEPVKYEILMELEKPVNTINIPVMPTVENHSFNYPLKYVEESATPTAESVRKPNCTAEVESVTVTSESERSPLKSSMVPEITMIVDSAEQVYNLSANIDIDVEQSLKENNSKTTEELHASREPVPLTAEESLKPLQKPTDLVEETMTISVEATNPFIEATEDSVENTTFSEESVVPQSELTHTLSLIKNTVQTLSTEQSCEANNASDVLLYHTMTVGPSAIPQESEKESWVLVQRDELADFKENAEERPLRPATLGQEGDMQEEQNKTEEEVVERASVCSTLSDPQLAGQSSSETSTPEELKTYEDTSSGVESHSDEVATSPQTTLTPDPDLGIHMGQEEGADTPAGTPASKSKGVPHPLQNAGIEGQSQDTSPSAISDSENDQIVRKREVTAVNCPLTSTVLGEQRYEEGAEERGAQRGEPFPITSPTDGLYTIYESERGPQERSPRGAELGLVEQMIGRTLLLAASEGGIKGGVRGVELGKWAELLSPLDESRASITSVTSFSPEGDVSPQGDWTVVEVETFH from the exons ATGGACTCCTCCACCAGCGGTCAAACAAAGGGGGGGACCCCAAAGAAACCTCTAACTTCTAGATCCTCTGTATCTAGAAGCACAAAACCGGGAAGCCCTTCTCCATCTCCCAAAGTAGCCACAAATACCTCCCGACCAGCAACCTCCAGGAGTGCAG AGCCACCATCTAGGCCTGCAGCTGGTAAAGCAACCTCTGGAGGAAAGGAAGCAACTATGGCAAAGACCAGCACAGTCAG GACAGTGACTGCTTCCCCCAACAAATCCAGACCAGTGCAACACAGAG ATCCAGCATCTCCAATCAAACCTCCTTCCAACCAAACATCCCGCCACCAGAATGGGGACAAGGGACCTCAGCAGACAGCATCCCCTCTGATCACCAAAACTGAAGCTGGCAAGAAACGCGTGGAGGGAGCCCAGATGAGCAAACCTAAAACTACGCAAGCAGGAGAAATATCTACGCCTACAAAACGGAATGGGGCAGCCAAAAAGGAAGTGGGCAAACTTCCAGAGCATGCGGTAGTGCCAAAAGATAAGTCACCAAGCATCCGACCAGAAAGAAATGTATCCGTGCCATTTAAACCAGTCGCTTCTGTATCAAACTCAACTAAATCTTTGAAGACACCCTCAATGTCTAATAAACCAACAGACATAGTGCCTGATAAGTCTGTTAGCCCTGCGTCATTACCAGCAAAAGGAGCTAAAAGCCTATCTACATCCCCAAGACCAACTACCACATCTTCAATAGCAACCAAACCTGTTAGAACACTCTCTCCATTGGTTAAGACATCAAGATCTACACCAATTTCAACACAATCCAATACAACAAAAACGTCTACTTCATCAGTTAAACCAATGAATATATTATCTGCATCACCTAAGCCAGGCAAAACTTCACCTGTTAAACCAGTGAACACTACATTAACATCTAACCCCAGTAAGCAAGGAAAACAGGCCTCTGCAACAACTAAACAACCATCTGTGCCAGTTAAACCTGCTACATCTAAACTAGTAAAGTCATCTCCTGTGATTGGTAAATCAGTCAATGAAAAATGTGCTGCACCTGAAGTAGTAATGAATGTGGAGCCATCAATCTCTTCAGGTGAATCTCTTCAGGCCATAAATACAAAGAATCCAAGCAATGCTGAAAATGAAAACTTAGTTAAAGCTGCAAATCCTgttaaacaacaaataaatacatcTTTTGATAAGGTCAACTTGCCAGAAGAACTAGTTGATACTTTGGCTGTACTTGTGAACAAGGCCACAGAACATGCTCTAGTGGATTATGTAGAGACTGCTGGAGAACGTTTGGAAGAATCCAAAGTGCCTTTAGAAACAATTAATCCTCCTGTGGCAACTGATCAATTATTAGCTGAACCATATCCGGAGGATCCACAAGTACAACTATCCAAATCTTTGGAGCTCGTTGTAAAATCTCCCATAAAACAAGTCACACCTACAGATGAAGAAAATAAGTTTGAAACAGTATGTTCTTCAAATGAAGATGTAAAAACACCACTGGAACAAGTCATAGTTCCAACAGAAGAAGTGAAAACATCAATGAAACAAGAACAACTGAGGTCTAATTTGGAAATAGAAAAACTTTCAGTGGATCCAATGAAACCTTCAGAAGAAGGGGTAAACACTACAGTTGAACATATACAGGAACAACCAAGGTCTCCTCTGGATCTAGCAAAAGCTTCAGCAGAAACAGACAGACCTTTAATAGAAGTAGTGGAAACTCCAGTGGAATCTTTACAGGAAGAAAAGTCTCTAGTTCCAGCAAACTGTTCAGCGGAGACAGACAAATCTTTAGTAGAGTTAGTTGAATCTCCAGTAGAACCTTTACAGGAAGAAATATCTCCTCTGGGTAGAGCAAAATGTTCAGCAGAGACAAGCAAACCTTTAGAGGAAGAAGTGAAAACTTTAGTAGAACCGATAGAGAAAGGGGTAATATCCCAAGTAGAATTCGTCAGTGATTTAAATGAAGAACCTCAAATTCTAAAAAAACAATTGGATAAAGGAGTCACACTCTCAATGGAACTAATGAAACCTTTAGAAGTAGTACAGACATCTTCAGATGAGTCACCTATATATTTAAAGGAAGAATTTGAAACTCAAGTGGAACTGGTCAAACCCTCagatcaaacagtggatcttttaAAGACAGAATGGGAACATTTAAAAGAAGAAGCAAACCCCCATGTAGATTCTTGCTCCCCTTTAAGAGAAGGAAAGATAACTCCAGTAAAACCTTTTTATGAAGGAGTAAAATCCCCAATGGAGTGTATCAAACCTTTACAAGAAGTACTTACATCTTCTTTGGAGCAGATCACACCTTTAGAGGAAGAAGTGGAGGGTGAAGTAGTATCTGAAGTACAACCAGGAACACTGTTGAAGGAAGGGGTTAGAAATCCACTGAGACATTTCAGGGAACCAGTAACTTCCCCTGGAGAACTTTGCGAAGCACTGACCTCTTCCATGGAGGAGGAAACAACTTCAGAAGAAGAAATGGAACTTTTAAAGAAAGAAGATGAAACTATAAAGAAAAGAATACTATCCCCAGAAAATACAAACATGGAAGAAGTAACATGCCCAATAGGATTTGTCGACACAACAAAACAAGTACTGGTATCTTCAGTGGAATCAGTCAAAACTTTAACAGAAGAAATCAAAACTCCAGTGGATCCTATAGAAGAAACTACAACATCCCCAAAAGAATCAGTCAAACCATTAGAGGAAGAACTATCATCATCAGGGGAAAAATTACAAACTTCATTTGAACCATTCAAGCCTTTAAAGGAAAGAATACTCTCTCCACTGGATCTAGTAGAAAATACAATGCAACATAATGAGGAGGTGAGTTTTACAGTGGCAAATGTGAAATGTTTGGAAGGATCACACTCTCTGGTAAAACTAGTAGAACCATTCAAATACCTAGAAGGGGCTGAGGGCTCTACAGTAGAGGCACAACGACTAGAGAAAGAAGATACAACTTCTGAAACAGCTCAGATGATATCTGTAAGTTCTGACTTGGAAAAACAGGCTATACCAGATAAGACTTCACAAGAGGAAGTAGAGATAACTAAATCACCAGTAAAAACAAACTGTCCACCAGACCAATTTAATTCCACAGTGGAACCTGTAAAATATGATGCAGAAAACCCCTGTGATTCCATGGTGGAATCAATAAAACATTTAGAACTAGGGAACAATGAAGCTAGAAACATGGATGAAGAACAAATTCAAGAACAATCTCCAGTTGAAACAGTCGGACCAGCTGCAGAACAAGAGCATTTATCTGATGGATCAGAGCTCTTTGGAAACCCAATACTCAAAATAAATGAGCCAGTTAAAGGGCCATCAGGACGTGTGACAGTGGAAAAACAATTACACTCAGCACAGGCTGGTATTGATGTTGTGAGTTCTCCAATAAAACCAGGACATTCAGACCTTGACTCTGTATTGTTCCCGGAGGAACCATTAACATCTGAAATGGTTTTATTGGAAACAGCTAACTATCCAGAGGAGGAATTGAAATCTTCATTAGAAGTTTTAGAACAAGTGAAATGTCCAAATTATGGAGAAGAAGTCACAATACTATCTAAATGGGAATTAATGGGCTCTCCTGAGAATCTAGTACCttctacagagaactcagtcacaacAATATGTGAAGCAGGAGACATAGCTATATCTCCACTAGTACAACCTTCAGAGAATATGGAAATATATGCAAAGGAATCTATAAAGAACTCTGCTATACCAGATACTTTACCAACTCAAAAACAAAATGACCTACTGGAATCTGAGTCTTTAACAACAGTGGACACTGCACCAGTGGAAATTTCAGCAGAACCTCAAGAGGAAGAGGCATTCATTGATAGGCTGGTAGCAGTACATTATGACATAGTAAAACCTACAGAAGAACCAGTAAAATATGAAATCTTGATGGAGTTAGAGAAACctgtaaatacaataaatatccCAGTGATGCCAACAGTAGAAAATCATTCATTTAATTATCCCTTAAAGTATGTTGAAGAGTCAGCAACACCAACAGCAGAATCAGTGAGGAAACCAAATTGTACAGCAGAAGTGGAGTCAGTTACAGTGACGTCAGAGTCAGAAAGATCACCACTTAAATCTTCAATGGTTCCAGAGATCACTATGATTGTGGATTCAGCAGAACAAGTATACAACCTGTCCGCAAACATAGACATAGATGTTGAACAatctttaaaggaaaataattctAAAACAACAGAAGAACTACATGCATCAAGAGAACCTGTTCCATTAACAGCTGAAGAATCTCTCAAACCATTACAAAAGCCTACTGACTTGGTAGAGGAAACTATGACAATATCAGTGGAAGCTACAAATCCTTTCATAGAAGCGACAGAAGATTCAGTGGAGAACACAACCTTCTCTGAAGAATCAGTGGTTCCCCAATCAGAGCTGACACACACCTTATCGCTGATCAAAAACACTGTCCAGACTCTGTCAACAGAACAGAGTTGTGAAGCTAATAATGCAAGTGATGTGCTTTTATACCACACAATGACAGTGGGTCCCTCGGCTATCCCACAGGAATCAGAGAAGGAGTCATGGGTGCTGGTTCAGAGGGATGAGTTGGCTGATTTTAAGGAAAATGCAGAAGAGAGACCTCTAAGACCAGCTACCCTAGGTCAAGAGGGGGATATGcaagaggaacaaaataagacAGAGGAAGAAGTGGTAGAAAGAGCTTCAGTTTGTAGCACACTGAGTGATCCCCAACTGGCAGGACAAAGTAGCAGTGAGACAAGTACCCCTGAAGAATTAAAAACTTATGAAGATACTAGTTCTGGAGTAGAATCCCACTCAGATGAGGTTGCCACATCCCCACAAACTACACTTACACCTGATCCAGATTTAGGTATCCATATGGGACAAGAAGAAGGGGCAGACACACCAGCTGGAACACCAGCTTCAAAGAGCAAAGGGGTGCCTCACCCTCTCCAGAATGCAGGCATTGAGGGGCAATCTCAAGATACGTCACCATCTGCTATAAGTGACTCAGAGAATGACCAAATAGTGCGGAAAAGGGAAGTGACTGCTGTTAATTGCCCGCTGACTTCAACTGTTTTAGGAGAACAAAGATACGAGGAAGGAGCTGAGGAAAGAGGCGCCCAAAGAG GTGAACCCTTCCCCATTACCTCACCTACAGATGGGTTATACACAATCTACGAGTCAGAGCGAGGACCTCAGGAGCGCAGTCCCAGGGGGGCTGAACTGGGGCTGGTGGAACAGATGATCGGAAGAACCTTGCTCCTTGCGGCTTCAGAAGGGGGGATAAAGGGAGGAGTGCGGGGGGTCGAATTGGGAAAGTGGGCGGAACTGTTGTCCCCACTGGACGAATCACGCGCTAGCATCACATCTGTCACCAGCTTCTCTCCTGAAGGTGACGTCTCTCCGCAAGGTGACTGGACAGTAGTTGAGGTGGAAACATTCCACTAA